A region from the Caldicellulosiruptor naganoensis genome encodes:
- a CDS encoding carbohydrate ABC transporter permease, with protein MLRRFLRINKTKDSGVSERFGIVLFLLPTIILIGVYIIYPIIMSFWLSLYEWDGISPTKQFVKFKNWVDLLNDSVFWHSLTNNIKIIILSLLIQIPLAILIAVIIDRGGKRFDIFKSLFYLPMLMSSVAIGVLFKYVYDPQFGLISAILNLLHLENLAKDWLGDPSIALYSVIAVICWQYIPFYMIFFIAAISNIPQELYEAAKIDGATQTQYFWKIEIPLLLPSIKTACILSLIGSLKYFDLIYVMTEGGPAGATELMATYMYKSAFASFKMGYGSTIASAMFIIITTAGIIAYFATRQKEA; from the coding sequence ATGTTGAGGAGGTTTCTGCGGATAAACAAAACAAAAGACTCCGGTGTTTCAGAAAGGTTTGGCATTGTTCTATTTTTGCTTCCCACAATAATTCTCATTGGCGTGTATATAATCTACCCTATTATAATGTCTTTTTGGCTAAGTTTATATGAATGGGATGGAATTTCACCAACCAAGCAGTTTGTAAAGTTTAAAAACTGGGTGGATCTGCTTAATGACAGTGTCTTTTGGCATTCATTGACTAACAATATAAAAATAATAATACTTTCACTTTTGATTCAGATTCCACTTGCTATTTTAATCGCGGTTATAATAGACAGAGGGGGCAAAAGATTTGATATCTTCAAATCTCTCTTTTACTTACCTATGCTGATGTCCTCAGTCGCAATAGGTGTCCTTTTTAAATATGTTTATGACCCTCAATTTGGTTTAATTTCTGCAATTTTAAATTTACTTCACTTAGAGAATTTAGCCAAAGATTGGCTTGGAGACCCTTCAATAGCGCTATACTCTGTAATTGCTGTTATATGCTGGCAGTACATTCCATTTTACATGATATTCTTTATAGCTGCTATATCAAATATTCCTCAAGAGCTTTATGAAGCAGCTAAAATAGATGGTGCAACGCAAACTCAATATTTTTGGAAAATTGAAATACCTCTCCTGCTGCCCTCTATAAAAACAGCATGTATACTCTCATTAATTGGGTCTTTGAAGTATTTTGATTTGATATACGTTATGACAGAAGGTGGACCAGCTGGAGCAACTGAGCTTATGGCAACATACATGTACAAAAGCGCCTTTGCCTCATTTAAAATGGGCTATGGCAGTACAATAGCTTCGGCAATGTTCATCATTATAACGACTGCAGGAATTATTGCATACTTTGCAACAAGACAAAAAGAAGCTTGA
- a CDS encoding carbohydrate ABC transporter permease: MGMRKEVKKWFIAFLIVWVLIADLPFLFMAFTSFKTQMDLLTGAVWELPKQPTFSNYLTVFKGNFISYFKNSIIAVSLSVVLILLISSMSAYVFARAKFKLNSALYSLIIAGMAIPIHVTLIPIYLLTKRIGVYDNIFGLIGPYVALSLPMSVFILTEFMREIPVELEKAAKIDGCSFFRIYSDIILPLSKPALITVAIYNGTYLWNEFIFALVLTSSPSKRTLPLGIWDFQGQYGSDIPAIMAFLTLSLLPMLIAYILGQDKIIKGMMAGAVKG, from the coding sequence ATGGGAATGAGAAAGGAAGTTAAAAAGTGGTTTATAGCTTTCTTAATTGTATGGGTTCTGATTGCTGACTTGCCATTTTTATTTATGGCTTTTACATCTTTCAAAACTCAAATGGATTTGCTAACAGGAGCGGTTTGGGAATTACCTAAGCAACCAACGTTTAGTAACTACTTGACAGTCTTCAAAGGCAACTTTATTTCATATTTCAAAAATAGTATCATCGCTGTTTCGCTATCTGTGGTTCTTATTTTGCTCATTTCATCAATGTCTGCATACGTGTTTGCAAGGGCTAAATTTAAGCTAAACAGTGCATTGTATTCTCTTATTATAGCAGGAATGGCAATTCCTATCCATGTAACTTTGATTCCTATTTATCTTTTGACAAAGAGAATAGGAGTTTATGATAACATATTCGGTTTGATTGGGCCGTATGTAGCTTTAAGTCTTCCTATGTCAGTGTTTATCTTAACAGAGTTTATGAGAGAGATTCCTGTTGAGCTTGAAAAAGCAGCTAAAATTGATGGATGCAGCTTTTTTAGAATTTACTCTGATATAATCCTTCCACTTTCAAAGCCTGCACTCATTACTGTTGCAATCTACAATGGTACTTACTTGTGGAATGAATTTATATTTGCTCTTGTGCTAACAAGCAGTCCTTCAAAGAGAACTTTACCTTTGGGGATTTGGGATTTCCAAGGTCAATATGGTTCAGACATTCCCGCTATAATGGCGTTTTTAACTTTGTCACTACTGCCGATGCTAATAGCTTATATCTTAGGCCAAGACAAGATTATAAAAGGCATGATGGCAGGTGCTGTAAAAGGTTAA
- the cysE gene encoding serine O-acetyltransferase has product MFKFIRMIKEEMDVIMEKDPACKSRLETLLYPSFWAIIYHRIAHWFYQRRMYFIARWISERARHKTGIEIHPGAKIGRRVFIDHGMGVVIGETAEIGDDVLIYQGVTLGGTGKEKGKRHPTIGNNVLIGAGAKVLGPFKVGDNTKIGANAVILHEVEDNSTVVGVPGRVVRKEKKEKPTVEEQLDQIRFPDPLAMQICRLEARIEALEKKLAEYERRLKEYEALQHSDNDKRGV; this is encoded by the coding sequence ATGTTTAAGTTTATCAGGATGATAAAAGAAGAGATGGATGTTATAATGGAAAAAGACCCTGCTTGCAAAAGCAGGCTTGAGACCCTTCTTTATCCAAGTTTTTGGGCAATAATATATCACAGGATTGCTCACTGGTTTTATCAAAGGAGGATGTACTTTATTGCCCGCTGGATTTCTGAAAGGGCACGACACAAAACAGGAATTGAGATACACCCTGGGGCAAAGATTGGCAGACGTGTATTTATCGACCATGGTATGGGCGTTGTAATCGGTGAGACAGCTGAGATTGGCGATGATGTGCTGATTTATCAAGGTGTTACATTAGGTGGAACAGGTAAAGAAAAGGGTAAGCGCCATCCTACAATTGGCAACAATGTCTTAATTGGTGCTGGGGCAAAGGTGTTGGGTCCTTTTAAAGTTGGAGATAACACAAAAATTGGTGCAAATGCAGTTATTCTTCACGAGGTTGAAGACAACTCAACAGTAGTTGGGGTACCAGGAAGGGTTGTAAGAAAAGAGAAAAAGGAAAAGCCAACTGTTGAAGAACAGCTTGACCAGATTAGATTTCCTGACCCGCTTGCAATGCAGATTTGCAGGCTTGAAGCAAGGATAGAAGCCTTAGAGAAAAAACTTGCCGAGTACGAAAGGAGATTAAAAGAGTATGAAGCTTTACAACACTCTGACAATGACAAAAGAGGAGTTTGA
- the gltX gene encoding glutamate--tRNA ligase, translating into MEVRTRFAPSPTGHLHIGGARTALFNYLFAKRYSGKFILRIEDTDLERSSIESEKVIIESLRWLGIEWDEGVDVGGPYGPYRSTERVDIYKKYVDVLFEKGYAYYCYCTEEELEAQRQELLSKGQMPRYLGKCRNLTEEQKRRFEQEGRKPTVRFKVPEGVKIVVHDLVRGDVEFMSDDIGDFVIVKSDGIPTYNFAVVIDDHLMKISHVIRGEEHLSNTPRQILIYNALGFELPQFAHVSLILGKDRTKMSKRHGSTWVEQYKDQGYLKEGLINFLALLGWSPPEDREIFDMEYLIENFSLDRVSKNPAIFDIDKLNYINSQHIKLKSLDELTQMCIPYFVEAGYIKEDEAKSKFEWLKKIVKSVYEGLDYLSQIKDKVDIFFNNEIKIEEDEAKEVLKWEHVKDLINVFENKIKQMIELTPEAIRLLFKEIQKETGYKGKNLFMPIRVVLTGKTHGPELVEIIEIVGKENILKRLEFFKTWYN; encoded by the coding sequence GTGGAAGTAAGAACAAGATTTGCACCAAGCCCAACAGGGCACCTTCACATCGGTGGTGCAAGAACAGCTCTTTTTAACTATCTTTTTGCCAAAAGATATAGTGGAAAGTTTATATTAAGGATAGAAGACACGGATTTGGAAAGATCGTCTATTGAGTCTGAAAAGGTTATCATCGAAAGCTTAAGATGGCTTGGGATTGAATGGGACGAAGGAGTTGATGTAGGAGGTCCTTATGGACCATATCGCTCAACAGAGAGAGTAGATATTTACAAAAAGTATGTAGATGTTCTTTTCGAAAAAGGCTACGCATACTATTGTTATTGCACAGAAGAGGAGCTTGAAGCTCAAAGACAAGAGCTTTTATCAAAAGGGCAGATGCCAAGATATCTTGGTAAGTGCAGGAATTTAACAGAGGAGCAGAAAAGAAGATTTGAGCAGGAGGGGAGAAAACCAACCGTCAGATTCAAAGTACCAGAGGGTGTTAAGATAGTTGTCCATGACCTTGTGCGCGGAGATGTTGAGTTTATGTCAGATGACATAGGCGATTTTGTAATTGTCAAGTCTGATGGGATTCCAACATATAACTTTGCAGTTGTCATAGATGACCACTTAATGAAGATTTCGCATGTTATAAGGGGTGAAGAACATCTTTCAAACACTCCGCGACAGATTCTAATTTACAATGCACTTGGTTTTGAACTGCCACAGTTTGCCCATGTGTCTTTGATTTTAGGAAAAGACAGAACGAAGATGTCAAAGCGCCACGGCTCTACTTGGGTTGAGCAGTATAAAGATCAAGGGTATTTGAAAGAGGGACTCATAAACTTCTTAGCTTTACTTGGGTGGTCACCACCAGAAGATAGAGAAATATTTGATATGGAATATCTAATTGAGAATTTCTCATTAGACAGAGTTTCCAAAAACCCTGCGATCTTTGACATTGATAAGCTGAACTATATAAACTCTCAGCACATTAAGCTAAAATCATTGGATGAGCTGACTCAGATGTGTATACCATATTTTGTCGAAGCAGGATATATCAAAGAAGATGAAGCAAAGTCTAAGTTTGAATGGCTTAAGAAAATAGTAAAATCTGTGTATGAAGGGCTGGATTATCTATCTCAAATAAAAGACAAGGTTGATATCTTCTTTAACAATGAAATCAAAATAGAAGAAGATGAGGCAAAAGAGGTCTTAAAGTGGGAGCATGTGAAGGATTTAATTAATGTGTTTGAAAATAAGATAAAGCAGATGATTGAATTAACTCCAGAAGCTATTAGGCTACTTTTCAAAGAAATTCAAAAAGAGACAGGTTACAAGGGCAAAAACCTGTTTATGCCAATAAGAGTTGTTTTGACTGGTAAAACCCATGGCCCTGAGCTGGTGGAGATAATAGAGATTGTGGGTAAAGAAAACATACTAAAACGATTGGAATTCTTCAAAACGTGGTATAATTAG
- a CDS encoding DUF6062 family protein — MYFEMIENFKEDKCIICYLKNKAMNKFFDDFLYESVNDYSLRDRIRKGGICPEHARKLESLGDVLAHAIIYSDLLSNFKNNHHIEILPRKKKAKEQNMCVFCEKENGFEDNYTRAFSYFFAAQSQFKSAFAERGFICQRHLNQVLEKTTSISVQKELWLVMGSKIDKILHHLEKIKEKNDYRNIHINYTPDEIRAWHMAVEFVAGT; from the coding sequence GTGTATTTTGAAATGATAGAAAACTTCAAAGAAGATAAGTGTATAATTTGCTATTTAAAAAACAAGGCAATGAACAAATTCTTTGACGATTTTCTGTACGAATCTGTAAATGACTATAGTCTGCGCGACAGAATCAGAAAAGGGGGGATATGTCCAGAGCATGCAAGAAAGTTAGAGTCGTTAGGTGATGTGCTTGCCCATGCCATTATATATTCAGACTTGCTAAGTAATTTTAAAAACAACCACCATATTGAGATATTGCCTCGAAAAAAGAAAGCTAAAGAACAAAATATGTGTGTCTTTTGTGAAAAGGAAAATGGCTTTGAAGATAACTACACAAGAGCGTTTTCCTACTTTTTTGCTGCCCAGTCTCAATTTAAGTCTGCATTTGCTGAAAGAGGCTTTATATGTCAAAGGCACTTAAATCAAGTTTTGGAGAAGACAACTTCTATATCTGTTCAAAAGGAACTTTGGTTAGTTATGGGGTCTAAGATAGACAAAATCTTGCATCATCTTGAAAAGATAAAAGAAAAAAATGACTATCGGAACATTCACATCAACTACACACCTGATGAAATCAGGGCATGGCACATGGCTGTTGAGTTTGTGGCAGGTACGTAG
- a CDS encoding endo-1,4-beta-xylanase, whose amino-acid sequence MMMKRLKSRKLGFVLALLFLINSMMSLKFVAYSSAEQTSSKKKYIEYNFENKSVSPLVKHPSNVTLKVTNSTYAEGLYSVLVAGRKNVRDGVVVDITKLLDFSREYEISFYAMQATKKLQRISAILEILDSSGKNQLIVAEKVLLPNIWTRVSGKIQAYNYKKAKKINLIVNMPTSKSDSFYIDLLAIKDLENAYVLKQENFENKNTGGFLPEDKNCKIALTKDKAYSSTYSLKVQPSQKSKNGKVFFPIKGLLQKSRTYDFSVLVYQDSSKPVSFLAGIKINDGKSTKEIVLTKQNVTPKKWTELVATLDLDTKFSAKDVSFFVKPAVAIPYYIDLYSIADENWGQPIPDYNLPSLCEKYKNYFKIGVAVPYRALTNPVDVEVIKRHFNSITPENEMKPESLQPYEGGFDFNIADEYIDFCKKNNISLRGHTLVWHQQTPSWFFTNPETGEKLTNSEKDKKILLDRLKKHIQTVVGRYKGKVYAWDVVNEAIDENQPDGYRRSDWYNILGPEYIEKAFIWAHEADPNAKLFYNDYSTEDPYKREFIYKLIKNLKAKGVPIHGVGLQCHISLDWPDVSEIEETIKLFSKIPGLEIHFTEIDISIAKHMTEDDDAYTRYLLIEQAKKLKAIFDVLKKYKNVVTSVTFWGLKDDYSWLKGDLPLLFDKDYQPKFAFWSLIDPSVVPEE is encoded by the coding sequence ATGATGATGAAAAGGCTAAAAAGCAGGAAGTTGGGTTTTGTTCTTGCTTTATTGTTTTTAATAAACAGTATGATGTCGTTAAAATTTGTAGCTTATTCATCTGCAGAACAGACAAGTTCAAAAAAGAAATACATTGAATACAATTTTGAAAACAAAAGTGTCTCTCCATTAGTGAAACATCCATCTAATGTAACCTTAAAGGTTACAAATTCTACTTATGCAGAAGGATTGTATTCAGTACTGGTAGCAGGGAGAAAAAATGTAAGAGATGGAGTTGTAGTTGATATTACAAAACTTTTAGACTTCTCAAGAGAGTATGAAATTTCTTTTTATGCAATGCAAGCTACAAAAAAGCTTCAAAGAATTTCTGCAATCTTAGAGATTTTAGATTCAAGTGGTAAAAACCAACTTATTGTTGCTGAAAAGGTGTTATTGCCAAACATATGGACAAGGGTAAGTGGAAAAATCCAGGCCTATAATTACAAGAAGGCTAAGAAAATTAATTTGATTGTAAATATGCCAACAAGCAAAAGCGATTCTTTTTACATTGACCTGCTTGCAATAAAGGATTTAGAAAACGCTTATGTTCTCAAACAGGAGAATTTTGAGAACAAAAATACTGGCGGCTTTTTGCCCGAAGATAAAAACTGCAAGATAGCACTCACAAAAGACAAAGCTTACAGCAGCACTTACAGCCTAAAGGTTCAGCCATCTCAAAAGAGCAAGAATGGGAAGGTTTTCTTTCCAATAAAAGGATTGCTCCAGAAAAGTAGAACATATGATTTTTCAGTGCTTGTTTACCAAGACAGTTCAAAACCTGTTAGTTTCTTAGCAGGAATAAAAATAAACGATGGAAAGTCGACAAAAGAGATTGTTTTGACAAAACAGAACGTCACACCTAAAAAGTGGACAGAGCTAGTTGCAACTCTTGATCTTGATACCAAGTTTTCTGCAAAGGATGTTAGCTTTTTTGTAAAGCCGGCAGTTGCGATACCTTATTATATAGACCTTTACTCCATCGCAGATGAAAATTGGGGGCAGCCTATACCAGATTATAATCTACCCTCACTTTGTGAAAAGTACAAAAACTATTTCAAGATTGGAGTTGCTGTGCCGTATAGGGCTTTGACAAATCCAGTTGATGTAGAAGTGATAAAAAGACATTTTAACAGCATAACACCAGAAAATGAGATGAAACCAGAAAGCCTTCAACCTTATGAAGGTGGTTTTGATTTCAACATTGCAGACGAATATATAGATTTTTGCAAGAAGAATAATATCTCATTACGGGGGCACACTCTTGTTTGGCATCAGCAAACTCCAAGCTGGTTTTTTACAAATCCTGAAACAGGTGAAAAACTGACAAATAGTGAAAAAGACAAAAAGATACTTTTAGACAGGTTAAAAAAGCATATCCAGACAGTTGTTGGAAGGTATAAAGGAAAGGTGTATGCATGGGATGTTGTAAATGAGGCAATTGATGAGAATCAGCCGGATGGATATAGAAGAAGCGACTGGTACAATATCTTAGGGCCAGAGTACATTGAAAAGGCATTTATCTGGGCACATGAAGCAGATCCAAATGCAAAACTTTTCTACAATGATTACAGCACTGAAGATCCATATAAAAGAGAGTTTATATACAAACTTATTAAAAATCTAAAAGCAAAAGGTGTACCAATTCATGGAGTAGGGCTTCAGTGTCATATTTCACTTGACTGGCCGGATGTAAGTGAAATTGAGGAGACCATAAAGCTTTTTAGCAAGATTCCGGGGCTTGAGATACATTTTACAGAAATTGATATAAGTATTGCAAAGCACATGACAGAAGATGATGATGCATATACCCGTTACCTTCTAATTGAACAGGCCAAAAAATTAAAAGCAATTTTTGATGTTTTAAAGAAGTACAAAAATGTAGTTACAAGTGTTACCTTCTGGGGGTTAAAAGATGATTATTCATGGCTAAAAGGCGATTTGCCACTTTTATTTGACAAAGACTATCAGCCGAAGTTTGCGTTCTGGAGCTTGATTGACCCCTCAGTTGTGCCAGAAGAGTAA
- a CDS encoding ROK family transcriptional regulator: protein MGNHTLLKQINKLLVLKTILDNKTISRAKISRLVDLNKATVSNLTDELIREGFVIEKGYGHSKGGRRPVLLEVNKNVGLIIGIDLGVNYIHLVLTNFIGEIVWEKSANIRLGETQERILEILFELISDAIKVAPQTQKGILGIGIGVPGIVEKTSGTVLIAPNLRWKDVPLKTMVEEKFNLPVYIDNEANAGALGEKWFGDWGDVSHLVYVSVGIGIGAGIVIGDEIYRGAKGFAGEVGHTTIDFNDDVCSCGNVGCLENFASERALLSLIQKIVESGWEDEYINKKNVDKLDASYIIDSAKLGSKVALHAIKDIANKLGIGIANLVNIFNPDIVIIGNKASFMGDLFLEELRRIVFKRSFITQYHRVRVEVSRLKDRACVLGCVAMVISDMLAFPDYV from the coding sequence ATGGGCAATCATACATTACTGAAACAGATTAATAAACTGTTAGTTTTAAAAACTATACTGGATAACAAGACAATCTCAAGAGCAAAGATTTCGAGACTTGTAGATTTAAATAAAGCCACTGTTTCAAATTTGACAGACGAACTTATAAGAGAAGGGTTTGTTATAGAAAAAGGTTATGGTCATTCAAAAGGTGGAAGAAGGCCAGTTTTACTTGAGGTAAATAAAAATGTTGGGCTCATAATTGGGATTGACCTTGGAGTAAACTATATTCACTTGGTTTTAACAAACTTTATTGGCGAGATAGTTTGGGAAAAGAGCGCAAATATTAGACTTGGGGAAACTCAAGAGAGAATCTTAGAAATTCTTTTTGAATTAATTAGCGACGCCATAAAAGTGGCTCCGCAGACACAAAAAGGAATTTTGGGAATAGGCATAGGAGTCCCGGGTATTGTTGAAAAAACCTCAGGCACAGTCCTTATTGCTCCTAATCTCCGTTGGAAAGATGTGCCTTTGAAAACAATGGTTGAAGAAAAATTTAATCTACCAGTTTACATTGATAATGAAGCAAACGCAGGTGCTTTGGGTGAAAAGTGGTTTGGCGACTGGGGCGATGTTTCTCACCTTGTATATGTGAGTGTTGGCATAGGAATTGGTGCTGGCATTGTCATTGGCGATGAGATTTACAGAGGTGCAAAAGGATTTGCAGGAGAGGTTGGGCACACAACTATTGATTTTAATGATGACGTATGTAGTTGTGGCAATGTGGGCTGCTTAGAGAATTTTGCTTCAGAAAGGGCACTTTTGAGTCTTATTCAAAAAATTGTTGAAAGCGGCTGGGAAGATGAGTATATAAACAAAAAGAATGTTGATAAATTGGATGCAAGTTACATAATAGATTCTGCAAAACTGGGAAGCAAGGTTGCATTGCACGCTATAAAAGATATTGCTAACAAGCTTGGAATAGGTATTGCAAATTTGGTCAATATATTTAACCCAGATATAGTTATAATAGGTAATAAAGCTTCGTTTATGGGTGACTTGTTTTTAGAAGAACTGAGGAGAATTGTCTTCAAAAGGTCATTTATTACACAATACCATCGTGTGAGGGTTGAAGTTTCAAGGCTAAAAGACAGAGCTTGCGTTTTAGGTTGTGTTGCAATGGTGATTTCTGATATGCTTGCATTTCCTGATTATGTTTAA